From the Helianthus annuus cultivar XRQ/B chromosome 17, HanXRQr2.0-SUNRISE, whole genome shotgun sequence genome, the window AAAAcgtttttgaaaagttaagagAATGTGACTTCTTGATCAGCTTATAGCTTTTCAAACAacaaattaccaatataccccttATTTTTTAACATCTCTTATGAAATAATGTcccttttagtcattttacatcaataagctaagtcaaacactttttaaaaaacaacttattgacttattggttttttccatcccataagctaatccaaacactttttttaaaaactcctttAAAAGTCCTTTTCCCAAAAGTCTTTTTCCCAAAAGTTCTTTTTGACTTAAATAAACTTAGTCAAACATGCCCTAAGTCTGGTCTTCCCGTTCACAAGTGTAGTTGGTATTTTACCATTCTCGGGTGACTTTGATCTCTGTAGACATCCGCTTTTAAGTTTTGTCACTCGTATGCAaaaccctctctctctcttcactAAAACCCAacacgatgaagatgatgatctcttcttcttcttctttcctcGCATCACGTCCTCTACTCCAAACCCTAACTCCTTTCCCCACCAACAAGCTCACACCTTTCGTCTACAACCACCCCCATCTTCAAATCAAAACAAACCCCTTTTCGATCAAGGCCCAAACCCTAGATTTCTCCGGAACATTCTTCGAAGGAGGCCTCGGAAACGAAGATGACTCCATCAACTCATCCATGGCTGCCGTTGAAGAACAACAGGAGCCCCAGTGCCCACCGGGTCTAAGACAGTATGAAACCATGGCTGTTTTACGACCCGATATGTCTGAAGACGAACGACTCTCTTTAACCCACAAGTACGAAGAGGTATTACACAATTCTCTATGCATTTCCTGTTGGTGATTAGACTCAGTTGAAACCGAAGTCATTAGTtaatctattttattaaccaaccGGTTTGGTTTATTCAGATAGTTTGTTGattttcggttcggttaataaccaaaaTCAAATTTGGGCTAAATTTTTGTTTGGCTacaaatatatgaaaatatgagcTGTTCGGTTAACCATGGGAAAAAAACGATAATCGATTTTCAGTTAATTTTGGTTCGGTTTCGTTATTTTTCGGTTTATAGTTCCGTTATATATGAAATGGgcatataaatacatgaaatggaggcATAATTGTCGATAGCTATTATAGAGGTCGTTATAGCACGCTATATAGCGATGCGATGTAGTGTAGTGTCACCTTTCATGTAGAGAAATAGCGAGAATAACGACaccttattttttttaatatagataacaattaaatatagctataaaatagctagatgttaggtttttgttaaatatacatgtaaaatagcatatatataccagtgtattttgatataatatgtACATATAAAGAATTTTAAAATTCTTTTTCttgtgtatcgctatttataaaatagctgcccgctatttatcgctattcgctatgtagcatataggtaccttatcgctattcgccattaacaactatgaatGGGGGTATAAAAAACTAGAagtatatgaaaatatgaatggcTCGGTTAGTTTCGGTAACCGAGGGTTAAAAAAACCGATAACCGATGTTCGGTCTTGTTCGGTTAATTCCGGTTTGGTTTCGTTGGTTTTCGGTCAATTCCGGTTCGGTTTTGttggtttttggtttggttttgattaatggtttagttattactcacTCCTATTTATTACCCTCAGTTTTGCAACCATTTGATGAATTTGTGTTGTTGTTACAGTTGCTTGTTGCTGGAGGTGGGATGTACGTTGAGGTGTTCAACAGGGGAGTTATTCCACTTGCATACAGCATCAAGaagaaaaacaaagctggcgaaacCAACACATACTTAGACGGTATTTATCTTTTGTTTACGTATTTCACGAAACCCGAATCGATTGAGGTGCTTGAGGCAACGTTAAAGATGGATGATGATGTGATTAGGTCTTCCACCTTCAAGGTTAGGAAAAGAAAGTATTAGTTCATGTAGAATAACTTAAGATCTAGGGAATGTTATCATGTTTTAGTGATCCTTGAATGTGTTAGAGTATGTAATACCCCTTGTTTCCTTGATGTTATTCGGTTATCATAGAGTTATACATCGTTTCAGAAGTATGTCGCCTGGGGATTTTCGTTACTAAACAGGGTACAAGACAT encodes:
- the LOC110922961 gene encoding 30S ribosomal protein S6 alpha, chloroplastic; translated protein: MKMMISSSSSFLASRPLLQTLTPFPTNKLTPFVYNHPHLQIKTNPFSIKAQTLDFSGTFFEGGLGNEDDSINSSMAAVEEQQEPQCPPGLRQYETMAVLRPDMSEDERLSLTHKYEELLVAGGGMYVEVFNRGVIPLAYSIKKKNKAGETNTYLDGIYLLFTYFTKPESIEVLEATLKMDDDVIRSSTFKVRKRKY